A single genomic interval of candidate division WOR-3 bacterium harbors:
- a CDS encoding DUF87 domain-containing protein: MGQVDIGYVTEVNGERALVDLTVDTTVPLSNGYYPGQPGSYVKISFQDYRVIGLVSSIKMENGKSGRKVADCVLLGTLGKNKKFVRGISVYPNVGQRVQMVDDSELDDIFSEFIEYGFSFGKPSGAESQRVYINVDKFFGQHIAVLGTTGCGKSCTVVSILQEAIKKYRNTHIVVLDLHGEYAAAFPEQVNLIQAENVELPYWLLNFEEFVDLTVDLSEPTAKNQIIVLRDSLMRARQAWDTRERLGLGSSITADSPVYFDLDDMISMLRDWNIQMVYNAQGEQEEGPLYGVFDKFLIRLDSKLSDPRYNFMFKPRTYTSSASFIELLQNYLSINAPHQMTVIDLSGVPSEAIGVVVAVVARMVFEFNLWNPERERFPILLVLEEAHNYVPSRSDGRFTAARGAVERITKEGRKYGIGMIVVSQRPKELSETVLSQCNTFIAMRLTNPDDQNYVRRLVPDSLAGLMNMLPALRTGEALILGEAVAMPTRMMVDLPNPKPMSGDVEFARWWQEGMQNPDLERIVKRWRARRKDL; encoded by the coding sequence ATGGGGCAGGTTGATATTGGGTATGTTACGGAAGTCAATGGTGAACGGGCACTGGTTGATTTGACGGTTGATACCACTGTACCGTTGAGTAATGGTTATTACCCGGGGCAACCTGGTTCCTATGTTAAAATCTCTTTTCAGGATTATCGTGTCATCGGGCTGGTTTCCAGTATTAAAATGGAAAATGGGAAGTCAGGAAGGAAGGTGGCGGATTGTGTTTTACTCGGCACCCTGGGAAAAAACAAGAAATTCGTCCGGGGTATTTCGGTTTATCCCAATGTTGGACAACGGGTTCAGATGGTGGATGACAGTGAACTGGATGACATTTTTTCTGAGTTTATTGAGTACGGGTTTTCGTTTGGCAAGCCCAGCGGCGCGGAGAGTCAGCGGGTTTACATCAATGTTGATAAGTTCTTTGGACAGCATATTGCGGTACTGGGGACAACGGGTTGTGGTAAATCCTGTACCGTGGTGAGTATTCTCCAGGAGGCGATTAAGAAGTATCGCAATACCCATATCGTTGTGCTGGACCTGCATGGTGAGTACGCGGCAGCATTTCCCGAACAGGTAAACCTTATTCAGGCGGAAAATGTTGAGTTGCCCTACTGGCTCTTAAATTTTGAAGAGTTTGTTGACCTGACGGTTGATTTGAGCGAACCAACCGCGAAAAACCAGATTATTGTTTTGCGCGACTCATTAATGCGGGCGCGACAGGCATGGGATACACGAGAACGGTTAGGGTTGGGTTCTTCAATAACCGCGGATTCACCGGTGTATTTTGACCTTGATGATATGATTTCCATGCTCCGGGATTGGAACATCCAGATGGTTTACAATGCCCAGGGTGAACAGGAAGAAGGTCCACTCTATGGCGTTTTTGATAAATTCCTCATTCGTCTGGACAGCAAACTGTCTGACCCGAGGTACAACTTTATGTTCAAGCCCCGGACTTATACGAGCAGCGCCAGTTTTATTGAACTGCTCCAGAACTACCTTTCAATAAATGCGCCGCATCAGATGACGGTCATAGATTTAAGTGGTGTTCCTTCCGAGGCGATTGGGGTTGTGGTGGCGGTGGTTGCCCGGATGGTTTTTGAATTCAACCTCTGGAATCCAGAACGGGAACGGTTCCCGATACTTTTGGTTCTGGAAGAGGCGCACAACTATGTACCCAGTCGAAGCGATGGCCGGTTTACCGCAGCAAGAGGCGCGGTAGAACGAATTACGAAGGAAGGGCGAAAGTACGGCATCGGTATGATTGTCGTCAGTCAGCGTCCTAAAGAGCTTTCGGAAACGGTTCTTTCGCAGTGTAACACATTTATTGCGATGCGGCTTACCAATCCGGATGACCAGAACTATGTGCGCCGGTTGGTACCCGATTCACTGGCGGGTTTGATGAATATGCTGCCGGCATTACGAACTGGTGAAGCGTTAATTCTGGGTGAGGCGGTAGCGATGCCGACGCGCATGATGGTTGACTTGCCGAATCCGAAACCGATGAGTGGTGACGTTGAGTTTGCGCGCTGGTGGCAGGAAGGGATGCAAAACCCAGACCTCGAGCGCATTGTTAAACGGTGGCGTGCCCGAAGGAAAGATTTGTAG
- the hypB gene encoding hydrogenase nickel incorporation protein HypB has protein sequence MKELKLMRRVLASNDALAEEQLNQLNNYGVLGINIMSGPGAGKTSLVEKTVAALKDRWRIWVIEGDIQGDLDARRVIAQGVGCTQINTQGACHLDGLMLASVFPLLDLKNIDLLIIENVGNLVCPAEFRLPAHYNVTIVSTPEGSDKPIKYPLMFSKSDVVIVNKIDLLPYVDFRLDDFKRAVRKLKPRVPILTISLRTGEGVDQWLDWLNRALVARGKKQKRGS, from the coding sequence ATGAAAGAGTTAAAATTGATGCGCCGGGTATTGGCAAGTAACGATGCGCTGGCAGAAGAACAGCTTAATCAGTTAAATAACTATGGGGTTTTGGGAATAAACATTATGTCTGGACCGGGAGCGGGTAAAACCAGTTTAGTGGAAAAGACCGTAGCGGCGTTGAAGGACCGCTGGCGCATCTGGGTCATTGAAGGCGATATTCAGGGTGACCTTGATGCCCGTCGGGTAATTGCGCAAGGTGTGGGTTGTACACAGATTAATACGCAGGGTGCTTGTCATCTTGATGGTTTGATGCTGGCATCGGTTTTCCCCTTGCTTGATTTGAAGAATATTGACCTCTTAATCATTGAGAATGTCGGCAACCTTGTTTGTCCGGCAGAGTTTCGGTTGCCCGCCCATTACAATGTCACCATAGTCTCAACACCAGAAGGTAGCGACAAACCGATTAAATATCCCTTGATGTTTTCAAAATCTGATGTTGTGATTGTCAACAAAATTGACCTCCTGCCTTATGTTGATTTCCGGCTCGACGACTTCAAGCGGGCGGTGCGAAAGTTAAAGCCCCGGGTGCCGATTCTGACCATTTCGTTGCGTACCGGAGAAGGTGTTGACCAGTGGCTGGATTGGTTGAATCGGGCATTAGTGGCGCGGGGTAAAAAGCAAAAGAGAGGCAGCTAA
- a CDS encoding adenylosuccinate synthase gives MPNLVVIGTQWGDEGKGKIVDFLAQGAQIVVRFQGGPNAGHTVCWGRYKLTFHQVPSGLLQPRIKGIIGCGCVVDPYRLEDELTLLKKNGKDVTKRLLIDRRAHIIFPYHKALDRLQEEQLAEKKIGTTGQGIGPAYQDKYARVGIRAGDLLNEDLFMDKLRRNVAAANFRLMELYRAEPISFKELGQELWTLTRNLAAMVGDGTVVLERALRTDKRILFEGAQGTHLDIDLGSYPFVTTSSTVVAGAATGSGISPLWLEEAVGVAKAYTTRVGAGPFPSELEANEAALLRELGGEYGATTGRPRRCGWFDAGVVRAAVRYNRLTALVLTKLDVLDSLSEIKVCVGYRYQGKRILEFDPFLATDLQPEFIALPGWREKTTNCRTYRSLPIQAKRYIEKIAELVNCPVALVSVGSERRAIVPVNIRRLRWLKNFGRGE, from the coding sequence GTGCCTAACCTGGTAGTAATCGGAACCCAGTGGGGTGATGAAGGTAAGGGCAAGATAGTTGACTTTCTGGCGCAGGGTGCCCAGATTGTTGTTCGTTTTCAAGGGGGACCGAATGCTGGACACACGGTTTGCTGGGGTAGGTATAAACTTACTTTTCATCAGGTTCCGTCCGGTCTATTACAACCGCGTATCAAGGGGATTATTGGTTGCGGTTGTGTTGTTGACCCTTATCGCCTCGAAGATGAACTGACATTACTGAAGAAAAATGGAAAAGATGTAACCAAACGTTTGCTCATTGACCGTCGGGCTCATATAATCTTTCCTTATCACAAGGCACTGGACCGTTTGCAGGAGGAGCAGCTGGCAGAGAAAAAGATAGGCACGACCGGTCAGGGTATTGGTCCGGCATATCAAGACAAATATGCCCGGGTTGGTATTAGAGCCGGTGACTTATTGAACGAGGACTTGTTTATGGACAAGTTACGCAGGAATGTGGCGGCGGCAAATTTTCGCTTGATGGAGTTGTACCGGGCAGAACCGATTTCTTTTAAGGAACTGGGTCAGGAGCTATGGACATTGACCAGAAACCTCGCGGCGATGGTAGGAGATGGAACAGTGGTACTTGAACGCGCCCTTAGAACTGATAAACGGATTCTGTTTGAAGGTGCTCAGGGAACTCATCTGGACATTGACCTGGGTAGTTATCCTTTTGTTACGACATCTTCCACTGTGGTGGCAGGTGCGGCAACGGGCAGCGGGATAAGTCCATTGTGGCTGGAGGAAGCGGTGGGTGTGGCAAAGGCATACACAACACGGGTAGGTGCCGGACCATTTCCGTCTGAACTGGAGGCGAATGAGGCGGCGCTACTGCGTGAACTGGGGGGCGAATATGGGGCAACAACCGGAAGACCACGGAGATGTGGTTGGTTTGATGCCGGGGTGGTTCGAGCCGCAGTTCGTTACAACCGTCTTACCGCGTTGGTTCTGACGAAACTTGATGTTCTGGATTCGCTTAGTGAAATAAAGGTGTGCGTTGGTTATCGTTATCAGGGGAAGAGGATTTTGGAATTTGACCCATTTTTAGCGACAGACCTACAGCCGGAGTTTATAGCTTTGCCCGGATGGCGGGAGAAAACCACTAATTGCCGAACTTACAGGTCATTACCCATTCAAGCCAAACGATACATTGAAAAAATCGCAGAACTGGTAAATTGTCCAGTGGCGCTGGTTTCAGTGGGAAGTGAACGAAGGGCGATTGTTCCGGTAAATATTAGGAGATTAAGGTGGCTGAAAAATTTTGGGAGGGGAGAATGA
- a CDS encoding PorV/PorQ family protein: MKRRIIWLVLVLSVSPIGLYASQNPGAVFLMIWPAARPTSLAGAFTAISDDASSVYYNPGGLAFLKGTNATLMHCNWLPGLWPGMYYEYLGMAHSLQERGTAGLNIIYLTTGETDVINERGDFLGRYTTFDLAPTLAYGFPVLPNLGVGLSAKLIYSFLVPDWVWKAMPELGIEQGGTGITWAFDAGALYKPFDFLSVGLAVANLGPNISYTSSGESDPLPRMLRVGLAYYPLKHEIFSLCITPEISKILVGAFSDSTKPFSQQLSSEWRDAWKSLGVEAGARFGPVAGFLRAGYFEDITGQRGGVVFEREGQGTYHYSFWDVITRRGLGKFKSLGFTVGGGIEFQRFQFDLGVDQFIYDFPTTNYKFSFSYQF, encoded by the coding sequence ATGAAACGAAGAATTATCTGGCTGGTATTGGTCCTCAGTGTCAGCCCGATAGGACTCTATGCCAGTCAGAATCCCGGTGCGGTATTTTTAATGATTTGGCCCGCCGCGCGGCCCACCTCACTTGCCGGCGCCTTTACTGCAATCAGCGATGACGCCTCAAGTGTTTATTATAACCCGGGTGGGTTGGCATTCCTTAAGGGAACAAATGCAACATTGATGCACTGCAACTGGTTGCCTGGACTCTGGCCCGGGATGTATTATGAGTATCTCGGTATGGCGCACAGTCTTCAGGAACGGGGAACTGCGGGTTTGAATATTATTTATCTTACAACGGGCGAAACCGATGTAATAAACGAGCGGGGTGATTTTCTTGGTCGATACACAACTTTTGATTTGGCACCGACCCTGGCATATGGGTTTCCGGTTTTGCCCAATTTAGGTGTGGGATTGTCTGCCAAGCTAATCTACTCTTTTTTGGTTCCTGATTGGGTATGGAAAGCCATGCCCGAACTGGGCATTGAGCAAGGCGGAACCGGCATTACCTGGGCGTTTGATGCTGGTGCCCTTTACAAACCGTTTGACTTTCTCTCTGTGGGATTGGCGGTGGCAAACCTTGGTCCGAATATCTCTTACACCTCTTCTGGTGAATCGGACCCGTTGCCGCGGATGCTACGGGTGGGTTTAGCATATTACCCCTTAAAACATGAAATCTTTTCTCTCTGCATTACGCCGGAAATTTCCAAGATTCTGGTTGGTGCGTTTTCCGATTCCACAAAACCTTTCAGCCAGCAGCTCTCCAGCGAATGGCGTGATGCCTGGAAGAGTCTCGGTGTTGAAGCCGGAGCGCGCTTCGGACCGGTCGCCGGTTTTCTGCGCGCCGGTTATTTTGAAGACATCACCGGTCAAAGAGGTGGGGTTGTGTTCGAGCGCGAAGGGCAGGGCACCTACCACTACAGTTTCTGGGATGTCATTACCCGGCGTGGTCTGGGTAAGTTCAAATCCTTAGGATTTACTGTCGGCGGCGGCATTGAATTTCAGCGATTTCAGTTTGACCTCGGTGTTGACCAGTTCATCTACGACTTCCCTACGACTAACTACAAGTTTTCCTTTTCCTACCAGTTTTAA
- a CDS encoding T9SS type A sorting domain-containing protein: MRFYFRTIWFLLILFPVSLKADIQILSSDEHGVSFVYRPGELVQNEDGNWGRIEFPDAEPIASLGSYDLPAKVVRIGLPQRGGVRVEFNAKTGGVKENFTLRRVPYVLFEADSVWRAGEEDSPAVYPDSVVEIGQIEVLRDVRFITLKIYPAQYQPVKRKLVWFDEIKVVVKFQAVPEVNSLPDPLDGLIGGMLLNGEEALNWKLKSSRLTNNPYQRARQWLKIKVGTTGIYRITGAELARAGVPINGLDPQALALWTVGEHEPNGPYPDSLQPVAIFVTGDDDGRFDLHDTILFYGLAPDHWVNKCSVWVKNLYIRDNVYWLTWSGSGKRMRRGFGPDTTGTPILQSGGVMLHQELDLECPARAGLMWVWAKIFKAADVSVARFTCALGLNYPIQIEEISGRLYSASAGNEITIRLNGRAIGNFQFGSSSYPSPYDFSIDSIGPVPFRDNQLAIELRGSGEKKVYLDYLEVKYFCRLSLFAGPCNFFVDTVGDCRFLIQDASTVPVVFDVTDPYVPAVCLGLEKRGDSVVFSRRLLGWTEFVVATPEQFLKPKAMELKTPGFLWSETFLADYWIVTPSELMQSAQELARFRSNRIAGIPNARVRVVNLQEIYDDFGFGLEEPGAIKRFFRIKRPVYALLVGDGTYDYKNNLNRVQPPGVPAYEFGFGLVPDAGDRSALAQDVWYADLEGEGGSPDIILGRVCARSEGEFRQFVDKLVQYEIRSNGYWTRRFLLMADDEYQRYPDRPDELRFRHIEQCEGIAALAENRLDPVKVYLTEFPFLGPKSKPQANNELIRQLNIGALIWVFFGHGSPYSLTHEEVFTVTRVSDIDNQNRVPFCFLGSCSVGRFDDTRSECIAEELVRMNGGTVATVAASTATPSGNNLVFARNLLTPLFFPPESIRTIGYCFFKAWVTDRSYHLFGDPATVLKLPTMSTQNLHISPETLHPGKVFRARTIVELTDADAEWRLFGPLRHRYYESPVGVVNYFLSGPELARGTFRVKDGRFYCEGIFPAGIPLDTVFAGNGYYAPLANSCRYSAQVRSESVNLGLVKYNIPFYDSISNRGDYNGPEIDFSYRGRQLQDSAAVPANLQLDIIAQDQSGILIAPVPGMAPHFYLNRTQSAVDISDRFEFDDSSYTTARAHIELSLSKATETLFVVVADNFLNRTIAKLILKPLFATTLRIDSVAVYPNPVKNGAVFGFVASQPGTVQIRIYTLNGRLVRNLGDFAVSFGYNQIAWDGRDENGYLLPNGVYLFSLRAKSFYLDGKGESVTVRDKFLIVR, encoded by the coding sequence GTGCGCTTCTATTTTAGAACAATATGGTTTTTACTGATTTTGTTCCCGGTCAGTCTTAAAGCGGACATTCAGATTCTAAGTTCCGACGAGCACGGGGTTTCGTTTGTTTATCGACCCGGGGAACTGGTGCAAAACGAAGATGGTAATTGGGGCCGGATTGAGTTTCCTGACGCCGAGCCTATCGCATCTCTTGGCAGTTATGACCTGCCGGCAAAGGTTGTGCGCATCGGTTTGCCCCAGCGCGGCGGTGTAAGGGTAGAATTCAACGCAAAGACGGGCGGTGTAAAAGAAAATTTTACCCTTAGGCGGGTTCCTTATGTTCTATTTGAAGCCGATTCGGTCTGGCGCGCTGGGGAAGAAGATAGCCCTGCAGTGTATCCAGATTCGGTTGTAGAGATTGGGCAGATTGAGGTGCTACGCGATGTGCGGTTTATAACTTTGAAGATTTATCCGGCTCAGTATCAGCCCGTGAAAAGAAAATTGGTCTGGTTTGATGAGATTAAGGTGGTGGTAAAGTTCCAGGCGGTCCCCGAGGTCAATTCTCTTCCTGACCCGCTTGATGGACTTATTGGCGGAATGCTTCTGAATGGCGAAGAGGCGTTGAATTGGAAGTTGAAATCAAGTCGTCTTACCAACAACCCTTACCAACGTGCTCGTCAATGGTTGAAAATTAAAGTCGGTACCACGGGCATTTACCGAATTACTGGTGCCGAGCTTGCTCGGGCTGGTGTGCCGATAAATGGTTTAGACCCGCAGGCGCTTGCCCTTTGGACAGTTGGGGAACACGAACCTAATGGTCCTTATCCTGATTCTTTGCAACCAGTGGCAATTTTCGTTACCGGTGATGATGACGGAAGGTTTGACCTTCACGATACGATACTCTTTTATGGATTGGCACCGGACCACTGGGTTAACAAATGTTCGGTCTGGGTGAAAAATTTGTACATTAGGGATAATGTTTACTGGCTAACCTGGAGTGGTTCAGGGAAGAGGATGCGTCGCGGTTTTGGGCCTGATACCACAGGAACGCCGATTTTACAATCCGGCGGGGTTATGCTTCATCAAGAGCTTGACCTGGAGTGTCCAGCCCGAGCTGGATTAATGTGGGTCTGGGCAAAGATATTCAAAGCGGCGGATGTTTCGGTTGCCCGATTCACCTGCGCTCTTGGTCTTAACTATCCGATACAGATTGAGGAGATTTCCGGGCGGCTTTACAGTGCATCAGCGGGTAATGAGATAACCATTCGCTTAAACGGCAGGGCAATTGGGAATTTTCAGTTTGGTTCCAGTTCTTACCCGAGCCCCTACGATTTCTCTATTGACTCGATTGGACCGGTGCCTTTTCGGGATAATCAATTAGCAATTGAACTGCGCGGCAGCGGTGAAAAGAAAGTTTATCTTGACTACCTTGAGGTCAAATATTTTTGTCGATTGTCGCTGTTTGCCGGTCCGTGCAACTTTTTTGTTGATACGGTTGGTGACTGCCGATTTTTAATTCAGGATGCGAGCACGGTGCCGGTAGTTTTTGATGTAACTGACCCTTACGTCCCGGCGGTGTGTTTAGGATTGGAAAAACGGGGTGACAGTGTGGTGTTCAGCCGACGGTTGCTGGGATGGACCGAATTTGTTGTTGCGACCCCGGAGCAGTTTTTGAAACCCAAGGCTATGGAACTGAAAACTCCCGGTTTTCTATGGAGTGAAACATTTCTGGCTGATTACTGGATAGTAACGCCGTCAGAATTAATGCAATCGGCGCAGGAACTGGCGCGGTTTCGTTCCAATCGAATTGCCGGTATTCCCAATGCCCGGGTTCGGGTGGTTAATCTTCAGGAAATTTACGACGACTTTGGTTTTGGTCTGGAGGAGCCCGGAGCAATCAAACGCTTCTTTCGGATTAAACGTCCGGTTTATGCCCTTTTAGTTGGTGATGGGACATATGATTATAAAAACAACCTTAACAGAGTCCAGCCGCCGGGTGTTCCTGCTTATGAGTTTGGATTCGGGCTTGTGCCTGATGCCGGTGACCGCAGCGCGCTGGCGCAGGATGTTTGGTATGCCGATTTAGAGGGCGAAGGTGGGAGCCCGGATATCATTCTCGGTCGGGTGTGTGCAAGAAGTGAGGGTGAATTCAGGCAATTTGTTGACAAATTGGTGCAGTATGAAATCAGGAGTAATGGATACTGGACAAGAAGATTTCTTTTAATGGCTGATGACGAGTATCAGCGTTATCCGGACCGGCCCGACGAACTACGCTTCCGACATATTGAGCAGTGCGAAGGTATAGCAGCACTGGCGGAAAATCGGCTGGACCCGGTAAAGGTGTATCTTACAGAATTTCCATTTCTTGGTCCCAAAAGTAAACCCCAGGCAAACAACGAACTTATCCGCCAGTTGAACATTGGGGCGTTAATCTGGGTATTTTTCGGTCATGGTTCACCTTACTCGCTTACGCATGAAGAGGTTTTCACTGTAACCCGCGTTTCGGACATCGACAATCAAAATCGAGTTCCGTTCTGTTTTCTGGGTAGTTGTTCGGTTGGGAGATTTGATGATACGCGGTCCGAATGCATTGCCGAAGAGCTGGTTCGAATGAACGGCGGGACGGTGGCAACGGTTGCGGCGTCAACCGCGACACCTTCCGGAAACAATCTTGTCTTTGCTCGCAATCTATTGACACCACTGTTTTTTCCGCCCGAAAGCATAAGGACTATAGGCTACTGTTTCTTTAAAGCCTGGGTAACTGACCGGAGTTATCATCTCTTTGGCGACCCGGCAACGGTCCTCAAACTGCCTACGATGTCCACTCAGAATTTGCATATTTCCCCAGAAACACTGCACCCTGGTAAAGTGTTTCGGGCTCGGACGATTGTTGAATTAACCGATGCTGATGCTGAATGGCGGCTTTTTGGTCCATTGCGGCACCGGTACTATGAATCACCAGTGGGGGTTGTAAACTACTTTCTTTCTGGGCCGGAACTGGCAAGGGGGACTTTCCGAGTAAAAGATGGTAGATTTTACTGTGAAGGCATTTTCCCGGCTGGTATTCCGCTCGACACCGTTTTTGCCGGTAATGGCTATTATGCACCGCTTGCCAATTCGTGTCGGTACAGCGCTCAAGTCAGAAGCGAATCGGTTAATCTTGGCTTGGTTAAATATAACATTCCATTTTATGACAGTATATCGAACCGGGGTGATTATAATGGACCCGAGATTGATTTCTCTTATCGGGGACGTCAGTTACAGGACAGTGCTGCTGTACCAGCAAATTTACAACTTGATATTATTGCCCAGGACCAATCGGGGATTTTGATTGCCCCGGTTCCCGGTATGGCGCCTCACTTTTATCTTAATCGAACACAATCGGCTGTTGATATAAGTGACCGGTTCGAATTTGACGACAGTTCTTATACTACGGCTCGTGCGCATATTGAGTTGAGTTTAAGCAAAGCAACTGAGACTTTATTCGTGGTTGTTGCCGACAACTTTCTTAACCGGACAATAGCAAAACTAATCCTGAAGCCGCTTTTTGCCACGACTCTTCGAATTGATTCGGTCGCTGTTTACCCCAATCCGGTAAAAAACGGTGCGGTGTTTGGGTTCGTGGCAAGTCAACCAGGAACAGTTCAAATCCGGATATATACACTAAACGGCAGGTTGGTTCGTAATCTGGGAGATTTTGCGGTTAGTTTTGGTTACAACCAGATTGCTTGGGATGGAAGAGACGAAAATGGTTATCTTTTGCCCAATGGGGTTTACCTATTTAGTCTGCGGGCAAAAAGTTTTTATCTTGATGGGAAAGGGGAGAGTGTAACGGTACGCGATAAGTTTCTTATTGTGCGGTAA
- a CDS encoding sugar ABC transporter permease, translating to MAIHPKYRNLLKALLYLCPALLILLIFRIFPILLSVRMSLYDWGMAGPRAFLGLGNYISVLKDPLFWKSLLNTLWYVLFEVPATLLLSLCIALLLNQRIRGLSIYRTIYYLPVVTSIVAVSVVWKWIFHPDRGVLNYLLSLIGISNIRWLQDPRGIFELIFGPTVAHWPYALRGPSIALCSLVLMGIWKALGYNIVIFLAGLQNIPQTYYEAARIDGASRFKTFWKITLPLLSPTTYYVLIMSSIAAFETFAQVWIMTGPPPGGPLHTTKVVMYYFYENAFELWRLGYGAAIAFIAFLIILGLTILQRVFLEKRVHYG from the coding sequence ATGGCAATTCACCCCAAATACCGCAACCTATTAAAGGCACTTCTTTATCTTTGCCCGGCATTGCTCATCCTGCTCATCTTCCGAATTTTCCCGATTTTACTGTCGGTTCGTATGAGTCTCTACGATTGGGGTATGGCAGGACCCCGTGCCTTCCTTGGCTTGGGTAATTACATTTCCGTACTTAAAGACCCGCTTTTCTGGAAGTCACTTTTGAACACGCTCTGGTATGTTCTATTTGAGGTACCGGCAACGCTACTTTTATCACTTTGCATCGCCCTGTTACTCAATCAACGGATTCGGGGATTAAGCATTTACCGAACAATTTATTACCTGCCTGTTGTTACTTCCATCGTTGCCGTTTCGGTGGTGTGGAAGTGGATATTCCATCCCGACCGGGGCGTACTCAACTATCTATTATCACTTATCGGCATCTCAAACATCCGCTGGCTTCAAGACCCCCGGGGGATTTTTGAGTTAATATTTGGACCAACAGTTGCTCACTGGCCCTACGCCTTGCGCGGTCCATCTATCGCCCTTTGTTCACTGGTCTTGATGGGCATCTGGAAGGCTCTGGGCTACAACATCGTGATATTTCTTGCTGGATTGCAGAACATCCCTCAAACCTATTACGAGGCAGCGCGAATTGACGGTGCTTCACGATTCAAAACCTTCTGGAAAATCACCCTGCCTTTGCTTTCGCCGACAACTTACTATGTGTTGATTATGAGTTCAATCGCCGCATTTGAAACCTTTGCCCAGGTTTGGATTATGACCGGACCACCACCAGGTGGTCCACTTCATACAACCAAAGTGGTAATGTACTACTTCTATGAAAACGCCTTTGAACTCTGGCGCCTGGGTTACGGTGCCGCAATTGCCTTCATCGCGTTCCTCATAATTCTGGGTCTTACCATCTTACAAAGGGTATTTTTGGAAAAGAGGGTTCATTATGGTTAA
- a CDS encoding carbohydrate ABC transporter permease — MVKPRNLPVHLLLIVGSVGMLLPFFWMVSTSFKTPLEALRFPPTWFPSVWQISNYAEVFRQIPFWRYLANTVLITAASLLGIFLTGIPAAYAFARFRFPGREILFMGFLALMMIPLPVYLVPSYMILFKLGWIDTYAAMIVPWIVNIFSIFLLRQHIKQLPQDLFDAARIDGCSELWTLLRIVLPLCRAPLATIAVFNTISAWNSFFWPLIVTNSDRIRPLQVGLAYFSREQSTNYTLLMAATTMAIIPLIILFFAAQKQIIQSQARAGLKE, encoded by the coding sequence ATGGTTAAACCCCGCAACCTGCCGGTGCATCTCTTATTGATTGTAGGTAGCGTTGGAATGCTTCTACCCTTTTTCTGGATGGTCAGCACTTCGTTCAAAACGCCGCTCGAAGCCCTGAGATTTCCACCCACCTGGTTTCCTTCGGTCTGGCAGATTTCCAATTACGCTGAGGTGTTCCGGCAGATTCCCTTCTGGCGCTACCTTGCCAATACCGTTTTAATTACTGCGGCCAGTCTCCTGGGAATTTTTCTCACCGGCATTCCTGCCGCCTACGCCTTTGCTCGGTTTCGTTTTCCAGGACGGGAAATCTTATTTATGGGCTTCCTTGCCCTGATGATGATCCCTTTGCCGGTTTACCTTGTCCCATCTTATATGATTCTTTTCAAATTAGGTTGGATTGACACTTATGCAGCAATGATTGTACCCTGGATTGTTAACATCTTTTCCATCTTTTTGCTGCGTCAGCATATTAAACAACTGCCCCAAGATTTATTTGATGCCGCCCGCATTGACGGCTGTTCCGAACTGTGGACTCTACTGCGCATTGTTCTGCCCCTGTGTCGCGCACCCCTGGCGACAATTGCGGTATTCAACACCATCTCCGCCTGGAACTCATTTTTCTGGCCGCTGATTGTTACCAACTCCGACCGGATTCGGCCGCTCCAGGTCGGTCTTGCCTACTTTTCACGGGAACAGTCCACAAACTATACACTTTTGATGGCAGCAACGACCATGGCGATAATCCCCTTAATCATTCTGTTCTTCGCCGCCCAAAAACAGATTATCCAGTCCCAAGCCCGCGCCGGACTAAAAGAGTAA
- a CDS encoding exodeoxyribonuclease VII small subunit — protein MAGKNSEVESIDFEQALTELEKIVKELEAGSLSLEKSLELFERGVKLARLCKEKLAAAELKVSKLIKEKDGVFAEEPFKPED, from the coding sequence TTGGCAGGAAAAAACAGTGAGGTTGAATCAATCGATTTTGAGCAAGCGCTCACCGAACTGGAGAAAATTGTCAAGGAACTTGAAGCAGGAAGTTTGAGTCTGGAGAAGTCGCTGGAGCTGTTTGAGCGCGGGGTTAAACTCGCCCGGTTGTGTAAGGAAAAACTTGCTGCGGCAGAATTAAAGGTGTCTAAGTTGATAAAAGAAAAGGATGGAGTTTTTGCCGAGGAGCCGTTTAAGCCTGAGGATTAG